One Colias croceus chromosome 28, ilColCroc2.1 DNA window includes the following coding sequences:
- the LOC123704047 gene encoding ephrin-A4 — protein MVAYGYFGLRQTPWTVLVLIFFIESVMGNYAKSFYIHWNTTNSIFRIDNTDHVFDLNKGNAQFEYDQVNIICPVYAPGTYEEDTEKYIIYNVSKEEYDSCRITNPNPRIIAICDKPHKLMFFTITFRPFTPQPGGLEFLPGKDYYFISTSSKDDLHRRIGGRCLSHNMKLVFRVCCKPEEQSPVPPVQQTPPPPPPPPTFPPVTTTTTTAKPVTKKTHKYDKSPNEVVKSEELSYSRGAALASSLALALAATAVLAPLAR, from the coding sequence ATGGTGGCGTACGGTTACTTTGGTTTGCGGCAGACGCCTTGGACAGTGTTAGTCCTAATTTTCTTCATCGAAAGCGTCATGGGGAACTACGCTAAGTCCTTTTACATACACTGGAACACAACCAACAGTATATTCAGAATAGACAACACCGACCACGTATTCGACTTGAATAAAGGCAATGCACAGTTCGAATACGACCaagtgaatataatatgtccaGTGTACGCTCCAGGCACGTACGAGGAAGACACggaaaagtacataatatacaacgTTAGCAAAGAGGAATATGACTCGTGTAGGATAACGAATCCAAACCCTCGCATAATAGCGATATGCGACAAGCCGCACAAATTGATGTTTTTCACGATAACATTCAGACCGTTCACGCCTCAGCCGGGCGGGCTGGAGTTCCTGCCCGGGAAGGACTATTACTTCATATCGACGTCCAGCAAGGACGACCTGCACCGGCGCATCGGCGGCCGGTGCCTCAGCCACAATATGAAGCTGGTGTTCCGCGTGTGCTGCAAGCCGGAGGAGCAGTCTCCGGTGCCACCGGTGCAGCAGACGCCTCcaccgccgccgccgccgcccaCGTTCCCGCCCGTCACGACCACGACCACGACCGCGAAGCCGGTCACGAAGAAGACGCACAAGTACGATAAGAGCCCCAACGAGGTCGTGAAGAGCGAGGAGCTGTCGTACTCGCGCGGCGCGGCCCTGGCCTCGTCGCTGGCTCTGGCCCTGGCCGCCACGGCCGTGCTGGCCCCGCTGGCTCGGTGA